In Campylobacter vulpis, a genomic segment contains:
- a CDS encoding cytochrome ubiquinol oxidase subunit I: MGELSSVDWSRAQFALTALYHFLFVPLTLGLSFIIAIMETIYVKTGSERWKNITKFWLSLFAINFAIGVATGIIMEFEFGTNWANYSWFVGDIFGAPLAVEGIFAFFLEATFFAVMFFGWDKVSKGFHLISTWCVAIGSNLSAFWILVANGWMQYPVGMAFNPDTARSEMQSFFEVALSPVAVAKFLHTIGSGYVISALFVMGISAWFLLKKRHIIEAKKSLVVGASFGFICSIFLFFSGDESAYRVTQTQPMKLAAMEGIYEGEHRAGIVAFGLLNPKKEIDNNESVFLFDITIPYALSILGNRDPHSFVPGIEDIVYGNAEKGIEPLQNRIDRGKIAINAFKDYQNAKENNNTSLMQTSRALLESNFKDFGYGYLEKPEDAVPPVALTFYSFHIMVGLGSLFFVLFIVTLYLTMANDIERFRKILWLCVLCIPLGYVAAEAGWIVAEVGRQPWAIQDLMPVGIAATELGKLNVQISFWIFAVLFTALLLAEIKIMLTQIKKGFTQKEAK; this comes from the coding sequence TTTATCATTTTTTATTTGTGCCACTAACCTTAGGACTTTCTTTTATCATAGCGATAATGGAAACGATTTATGTGAAAACTGGTAGTGAGCGTTGGAAAAACATCACTAAATTCTGGCTTTCTTTATTTGCCATTAACTTCGCCATAGGTGTGGCTACTGGTATTATAATGGAATTTGAATTTGGAACAAATTGGGCAAATTACAGCTGGTTTGTAGGAGATATTTTTGGTGCACCTTTAGCTGTGGAAGGGATATTTGCTTTCTTTTTGGAGGCAACCTTTTTTGCGGTAATGTTTTTTGGCTGGGATAAGGTTAGTAAGGGCTTTCACCTTATCTCAACTTGGTGTGTGGCGATAGGCTCTAACTTATCGGCATTTTGGATTTTAGTGGCTAATGGCTGGATGCAGTATCCTGTTGGTATGGCGTTTAATCCAGACACTGCAAGAAGTGAAATGCAAAGCTTTTTTGAGGTGGCTCTTTCTCCTGTGGCAGTGGCGAAATTTTTACATACCATAGGAAGTGGTTATGTGATTTCTGCACTTTTTGTGATGGGAATTTCAGCGTGGTTTTTATTGAAAAAAAGACATATTATAGAGGCGAAGAAGTCTTTAGTCGTTGGAGCTAGTTTTGGTTTTATTTGTTCGATTTTCTTATTTTTTAGTGGTGATGAGAGTGCTTATAGGGTTACCCAAACTCAACCGATGAAACTCGCTGCTATGGAGGGAATTTATGAGGGAGAACATAGAGCCGGTATCGTGGCTTTTGGTCTGTTAAATCCTAAAAAAGAAATTGATAATAATGAAAGCGTGTTTTTGTTTGATATAACAATTCCTTATGCTTTGTCTATTTTGGGGAACCGTGATCCACATTCTTTTGTTCCGGGCATTGAAGATATTGTTTATGGTAATGCAGAAAAGGGCATCGAGCCTTTGCAAAACCGTATTGATAGAGGTAAAATCGCCATCAATGCCTTTAAGGATTATCAAAATGCTAAAGAAAATAATAATACAAGCTTAATGCAAACAAGTAGAGCTTTGCTTGAAAGCAATTTTAAAGATTTTGGCTATGGCTATTTAGAAAAGCCAGAAGATGCTGTGCCACCTGTGGCTTTGACCTTTTATAGTTTTCATATTATGGTTGGACTTGGGAGCTTATTTTTTGTATTATTTATTGTAACGCTTTATTTGACTATGGCAAATGATATTGAAAGATTTCGCAAAATTTTATGGCTTTGTGTGCTTTGCATACCGCTTGGTTATGTAGCCGCTGAAGCAGGGTGGATTGTGGCTGAAGTGGGACGCCAACCTTGGGCTATACAGGATTTAATGCCTGTGGGAATTGCGGCAACAGAGCTTGGAAAGCTTAATGTGCAAATTTCATTTTGGATTTTTGCTGTGCTTTTTACAGCCTTACTTTTAGCTGAAATTAAAATTATGCTAACACAGATTAAAAAAGGTTTTACCCAAAAGGAGGCTAAATAA
- the cydB gene encoding cytochrome d ubiquinol oxidase subunit II, translating into MFFGLELEALQIYWWVILSLLGGLLVFMFFVQGGQTLMDELSNNPLEKTMLINSLGRKWELGFTTLVLFGGAAFAAFPLFYSTSFGGAYWAWLAILLCFILQAVSYEYRLKENNVFGSKTYEIFLKINGFLGVFLIGVAVSSFFSGSHFTLNSQNFVQWQHPLRGLELLLNPYNYLLGFALVFLSRILGAAYFMNNIDDENIKAKCIAKLKLNSLLFLLFFLAFLGWIFLKDGFFVDDNGIVSLQANVYLQNFLSYPIFAVLLLLGVVLVLLGMIQGAKKCTKAIWTLGVGVVLAVFALLLSVGIGQSAFYPSLSDLQSSLTIKNASSSYYTLSVMAYVSLFVPFVLAYIAYVWRAMDRVKITKEEIANDEHVY; encoded by the coding sequence ATGTTTTTTGGTTTAGAGCTTGAAGCTTTGCAAATTTATTGGTGGGTAATTTTGAGCCTTTTGGGCGGACTTTTGGTATTTATGTTTTTTGTTCAAGGAGGGCAAACCTTAATGGACGAGCTTTCAAACAATCCTTTAGAAAAAACAATGCTTATTAATTCTTTAGGACGCAAATGGGAGCTAGGTTTTACGACTTTGGTGCTTTTTGGTGGGGCGGCTTTTGCGGCTTTTCCACTTTTTTATTCAACTAGTTTTGGGGGAGCTTATTGGGCTTGGCTTGCTATTTTGCTTTGTTTTATACTTCAAGCGGTAAGTTATGAATACCGCTTGAAAGAAAATAATGTCTTTGGTTCAAAAACTTACGAAATTTTTCTTAAAATCAATGGTTTTTTAGGTGTGTTTTTAATCGGTGTGGCGGTAAGTAGCTTTTTTAGCGGTTCGCATTTTACTTTAAATTCGCAAAATTTTGTCCAGTGGCAACATCCTTTAAGAGGACTTGAGCTTTTGCTTAATCCTTACAATTATCTTTTAGGCTTTGCTTTAGTATTTTTAAGCCGAATTTTAGGTGCGGCATATTTTATGAATAATATTGATGATGAAAATATTAAAGCTAAATGTATCGCTAAACTTAAATTAAATAGCCTCTTATTTTTACTTTTTTTCCTAGCGTTTTTGGGGTGGATTTTCCTTAAAGACGGCTTTTTTGTTGATGATAATGGCATTGTAAGCTTACAAGCTAATGTATATTTACAGAATTTTCTTTCTTACCCTATTTTTGCAGTGCTTTTGCTTTTAGGTGTTGTTTTAGTGCTTTTGGGTATGATACAAGGTGCTAAAAAATGCACTAAAGCCATTTGGACTCTAGGTGTAGGGGTAGTTTTGGCGGTTTTTGCCTTGCTTTTAAGTGTAGGAATAGGGCAGAGTGCCTTTTATCCAAGTCTTAGTGATTTGCAAAGTTCGCTAACAATTAAAAACGCAAGTTCGAGCTATTATACTCTTAGCGTTATGGCTTATGTTTCTTTATTTGTGCCTTTTGTTTTAGCTTATATTGCTTATGTATGGAGAGCTATGGATAGGGTTAAAATTACCAAAGAAGAAATCGCAAATGATGAACATGTTTATTAA